From Vibrio aerogenes, a single genomic window includes:
- a CDS encoding methyl-accepting chemotaxis protein — MLDIKAIKTVWLYAQAILPQKIIKLLFLYRQEVEVVLLSKPNESDPHLLREEVERLKILYQRDINELSAELELKESEINTLLLYEELKDRLRVNSPTDEFLLNQICNGIAVTSDSSSYQGIQQVDSHEMQSSYHAIQQLMQKLNGSILQPNMTSLCEEIIEPFHEMLNAVEEISSQINLLALNTVIEAAKSGDNGQRLAFIADEVSTLAQQAHKISFELENFIQDTFRASGLALHL; from the coding sequence ACGCTCAAGCTATATTGCCACAAAAAATTATAAAACTGTTATTTTTATACAGGCAGGAGGTTGAGGTGGTGTTATTGAGTAAACCAAATGAGTCTGATCCTCATTTGTTACGGGAAGAAGTTGAAAGACTAAAGATACTTTATCAGAGGGATATCAACGAACTCAGTGCTGAACTGGAACTGAAAGAATCAGAAATAAATACTCTGTTGCTTTATGAAGAGCTCAAAGATCGGCTAAGAGTGAATAGCCCGACGGATGAATTTCTTTTAAATCAGATTTGTAATGGTATTGCTGTTACATCTGATTCCTCGTCTTATCAAGGGATTCAACAGGTTGATTCACATGAAATGCAAAGTTCTTATCATGCTATTCAGCAACTCATGCAAAAGTTGAACGGAAGCATCCTACAACCCAATATGACCTCTCTCTGTGAAGAGATTATCGAACCTTTTCATGAGATGCTTAACGCGGTTGAGGAGATTTCTTCTCAGATTAATTTGCTGGCGTTGAATACGGTGATTGAAGCTGCAAAATCAGGGGATAATGGTCAGAGGCTTGCCTTCATTGCGGATGAAGTTTCCACGTTGGCGCAGCAGGCACACAAAATCAGTTTTGAGCTGGAGAATTTTATACAGGACACATTCAGGGCATCTGGCTTAGCATTGCATCTGTGA
- a CDS encoding DUF2799 domain-containing protein, with protein sequence MKSLLMVVCALLMTACSSQSFPVLSDSQGWQQWGYDQGFQGLNPASVTELTELGARNLTDERYADYIQGYRAGNQAYCAQDPFESGKMQRPYYGACDESHPDFRAAYEQGQWEDDVTSGAYMSESDYE encoded by the coding sequence ATGAAAAGTTTATTAATGGTGGTTTGTGCTTTATTGATGACAGCTTGTAGCTCTCAGTCTTTCCCTGTTTTATCTGACAGTCAGGGGTGGCAGCAATGGGGCTATGATCAGGGGTTTCAGGGGTTGAATCCAGCTTCTGTCACTGAACTGACTGAGCTTGGAGCCAGAAATTTAACTGATGAACGTTATGCCGACTACATTCAGGGATATCGTGCAGGTAATCAGGCTTATTGTGCTCAGGATCCGTTCGAATCAGGAAAGATGCAAAGACCTTATTATGGTGCTTGTGATGAGTCCCATCCTGATTTCAGGGCTGCATATGAACAGGGGCAGTGGGAAGATGATGTAACATCCGGAGCATACATGTCAGAATCCGATTATGAGTAA
- the ppa gene encoding inorganic diphosphatase: MSLNNVPAGKSLPDDIYVVIEIPANADPIKYEVDKDSGAVFVDRFMSTPMFYPCNYGYVNNTLSLDGDPVDVLVPTPYPLVPGAVIRCRPVGVLKMTDESGEDAKVVAVPHSKLTKEYDHIQDVDDLPELLKAQIKHFFERYKELEAGKWVKVDGWENAEAARAEIQSSYERAQK, translated from the coding sequence ATGAGCTTGAACAATGTGCCTGCTGGCAAATCTCTTCCGGATGACATTTATGTTGTTATCGAAATCCCGGCAAATGCAGACCCAATCAAATATGAAGTAGACAAAGACTCTGGTGCTGTATTTGTAGACCGCTTTATGTCTACACCGATGTTCTATCCATGTAATTATGGTTACGTGAATAACACGCTGTCACTGGACGGTGATCCAGTAGACGTTTTGGTACCAACGCCTTATCCACTGGTTCCTGGTGCAGTCATTCGCTGTCGTCCGGTCGGTGTTTTAAAAATGACCGATGAATCAGGTGAAGATGCTAAAGTTGTTGCGGTTCCTCATTCTAAACTGACGAAAGAGTATGATCACATTCAGGATGTCGATGACCTGCCAGAATTACTGAAAGCACAAATCAAGCACTTCTTTGAGCGTTACAAAGAGCTGGAAGCCGGTAAGTGGGTAAAAGTAGACGGCTGGGAAAATGCAGAAGCTGCACGCGCGGAGATTCAGTCTTCTTACGAACGTGCTCAGAAATAA
- the fbp gene encoding class 1 fructose-bisphosphatase, producing MSEMRTLGEFIIEKQSDFPHASGELSSLLASIRLAAKIVNREINKAGLVDITGAIGQENIQGEVQQKLDVYANEKFKSALEARDQVCGVASEEEDEVVLFNKDLNKNAKYVVLMDPLDGSSNIDVNVSVGTIFSIYRRVSPIGTTPTKEDFLQPGNKQVAAGYVIYGSSTMLVYTTGKGVNGFTYDPSLGTFCLSHENMMIPQDGRIYSINEGNYIRFPTGVKKYIKFCQENVPEDNRPYTSRYIGSLVSDFHRNLLKGGIYLYPSTLSHPQGKLRLLYECNPMAFLMEQAGGLASDGVNRIMDLEPKELHQRVPFFVGSPNMVRKVEEFLENHPD from the coding sequence ATGTCAGAAATGAGAACACTGGGCGAGTTCATCATTGAAAAACAGAGTGATTTCCCCCATGCCAGCGGTGAATTGTCTTCACTTCTGGCTTCAATACGCCTCGCAGCCAAAATTGTAAATCGCGAAATAAACAAAGCCGGTCTGGTCGATATTACCGGAGCTATCGGACAAGAGAATATTCAGGGTGAAGTCCAACAAAAACTGGATGTCTATGCGAACGAGAAATTTAAATCAGCGCTCGAAGCACGGGATCAGGTCTGTGGTGTCGCCAGTGAAGAAGAAGATGAAGTCGTTCTGTTTAATAAAGACCTGAATAAGAATGCCAAGTATGTCGTTTTAATGGACCCGCTGGATGGTTCTTCCAATATCGATGTGAATGTTTCCGTCGGAACCATATTTTCGATATACCGACGCGTCTCACCGATTGGTACTACACCGACCAAAGAGGACTTTTTGCAACCAGGCAACAAGCAGGTCGCAGCCGGTTATGTCATCTATGGCTCATCGACTATGCTGGTGTATACGACAGGTAAAGGTGTAAATGGCTTTACCTATGATCCATCTTTGGGCACTTTCTGTTTGTCTCATGAAAATATGATGATTCCTCAGGATGGACGGATTTATTCAATCAACGAAGGCAACTACATTCGCTTCCCGACGGGCGTGAAGAAATACATCAAATTCTGTCAGGAAAATGTGCCGGAAGACAATCGTCCATATACATCACGGTATATTGGCTCGCTTGTTTCCGATTTTCACCGAAATCTGCTGAAAGGCGGCATTTATTTGTATCCAAGCACGTTGAGCCATCCTCAAGGTAAACTAAGACTACTTTATGAATGCAATCCGATGGCTTTTCTGATGGAACAGGCCGGTGGTCTTGCCAGTGATGGCGTCAACCGAATCATGGATCTGGAACCGAAAGAACTTCATCAACGTGTTCCATTTTTTGTCGGCTCACCTAACATGGTTCGCAAGGTGGAAGAATTTCTGGAAAATCATCCGGATTAA
- the mpl gene encoding UDP-N-acetylmuramate:L-alanyl-gamma-D-glutamyl-meso-diaminopimelate ligase encodes MHIHILGICGTFMGGIAILARQMGHRVTGSDLNVYPPMSTMLESQGIEIIKGYEPEQLQPEPDLIVVGNAMTRGNPCVEYLLNHRLNYTSGPQWLCDYLLRDRWVLAVSGTHGKTTTSSMLTWILEYCGYEPGYLIGGVPGNFDTSARLGKTDFFVVEADEYDSAFFDKRSKFVHYHPQTLVMNNLEFDHADIFDDLDAIKRQFHHLVRIVPGIGRILLPAQDRHLADVLAKGCWSETEYTGSDENWNVTKLKKDGSSFQILWGGDVVGRVDWELIGDHNVRNALMAIGAARHVGVVPELACEALGHFINTKRRLEKRGEIKGVSVYDDFAHHPTAIRLTLEGLRNKVGQQRILAVLEPRSATMKMGVHQTTLAASLDAADAVFLYQPENLDWSVADVASQCRSVGFVCDDVDTLVSQIVGYARPGDQILVMSNGGFGGIHQKLLAVLEKHEYV; translated from the coding sequence ATGCACATACATATACTTGGAATCTGTGGTACTTTCATGGGTGGAATTGCCATCCTTGCCCGCCAAATGGGGCATCGTGTTACGGGTTCTGATCTGAATGTTTACCCGCCAATGAGTACGATGCTTGAGTCACAAGGTATTGAAATTATTAAAGGTTATGAGCCTGAGCAACTTCAGCCTGAGCCTGATTTAATTGTGGTCGGGAATGCAATGACGCGTGGAAATCCATGTGTAGAGTATTTGTTAAATCATCGTCTTAATTATACTTCCGGACCGCAGTGGTTATGCGATTATTTATTACGCGATCGATGGGTATTGGCCGTATCAGGCACACATGGCAAAACAACGACATCCAGTATGCTGACCTGGATTCTTGAGTATTGCGGTTATGAGCCCGGATATTTGATTGGTGGCGTGCCCGGCAACTTTGATACGTCTGCCCGATTGGGAAAAACTGACTTTTTTGTGGTCGAAGCGGATGAATATGACAGTGCTTTTTTCGACAAGCGATCTAAGTTTGTTCACTACCATCCCCAGACCTTGGTTATGAACAATCTGGAATTTGATCATGCTGACATCTTCGATGATTTAGATGCGATTAAGCGGCAATTTCACCATTTAGTCAGGATTGTTCCCGGCATTGGCAGAATACTTTTACCCGCTCAGGACCGTCATCTGGCTGATGTTCTTGCGAAAGGATGCTGGAGTGAAACTGAATATACCGGCAGCGATGAAAACTGGAATGTAACAAAACTGAAAAAAGATGGATCTTCGTTCCAGATTTTATGGGGAGGGGATGTTGTCGGACGTGTCGACTGGGAATTAATCGGTGACCATAATGTCCGGAATGCGTTGATGGCAATTGGCGCGGCACGGCATGTCGGCGTCGTTCCTGAACTGGCTTGTGAAGCATTGGGGCACTTTATTAACACCAAACGCAGGCTGGAGAAACGCGGAGAAATAAAAGGGGTGAGTGTTTATGATGATTTTGCACATCACCCGACGGCTATCAGACTGACGCTGGAAGGGTTGAGAAATAAAGTTGGTCAGCAGCGGATCCTGGCGGTACTGGAACCCCGGTCAGCCACGATGAAAATGGGAGTTCACCAAACTACACTTGCAGCTTCACTCGATGCTGCCGATGCTGTTTTTCTGTATCAGCCAGAAAACCTGGACTGGTCTGTTGCCGATGTTGCCAGTCAGTGCCGGTCTGTTGGGTTTGTCTGTGATGATGTCGATACGCTGGTCAGTCAGATCGTTGGATATGCCCGTCCAGGGGATCAGATTCTGGTCATGAGTAATGGTGGGTTTGGTGGCATTCATCAAAAATTATTAGCAGTACTGGAGAAGCATGAATATGTCTGA
- a CDS encoding flavin prenyltransferase UbiX, translating to MSDLQKEKKITLAWTGASGGPYGLRLLQHLLAADYQVYLLISSAARVVLATEQGLKLPASPEKTHEILVGYMQCRSEQLVVCGKEDWFSPVASGSAAPKQMVVCPCSAGSLAAIAYGMSDNLIERAADVVIKERGQLLLVVRETPFSTIHLENMLKLSQAGVTIMPASPGFYTQPESVEDMVDFLVGRISDHLGIEQSIVPRWGYDNRRPE from the coding sequence ATGTCTGATTTACAAAAAGAGAAAAAAATTACACTGGCATGGACGGGTGCTTCAGGTGGTCCTTATGGACTCCGTTTATTACAACATTTGCTGGCGGCTGATTATCAGGTGTATTTATTGATTTCTTCTGCCGCACGGGTGGTTTTGGCGACCGAACAAGGGTTGAAATTACCAGCTTCACCAGAAAAAACGCATGAGATTCTGGTCGGTTACATGCAGTGCCGGTCTGAGCAGCTGGTTGTCTGTGGGAAAGAAGATTGGTTTTCTCCGGTTGCTTCCGGTTCTGCTGCACCGAAACAGATGGTGGTTTGTCCGTGTTCTGCGGGCAGTCTTGCAGCGATTGCGTATGGTATGTCTGATAATCTGATTGAACGGGCTGCTGACGTGGTCATCAAAGAGAGAGGGCAATTACTGTTAGTTGTTCGTGAGACGCCGTTTTCTACCATTCATCTGGAAAACATGCTGAAACTGTCTCAGGCAGGCGTCACTATTATGCCAGCCTCACCCGGTTTTTACACTCAGCCTGAATCCGTTGAAGATATGGTTGATTTCCTTGTCGGACGGATTTCAGATCATCTGGGGATTGAACAGTCCATTGTCCCCCGGTGGGGATATGACAATCGTCGCCCTGAGTGA
- the thiB gene encoding thiamine ABC transporter substrate binding subunit, protein MKSVKTLSLTLAFSAVLTSLSVEAAEKPVLTIYTYDSFASEWGPGPEIEKSFETRCGCDLQFVSLDDGVSILNRLRLEGNHSKADVVLGLDDSLMKEAKQTGLLAPHQVDTSAVHLPDGWQDKTFVPFDYGYFAFVYRKDKLPHPPESLKALVEQSDQLKIIYQDPRTSTPGQGLLLWMKSVYGDQAAQAWQKLSQKTVTVTKGWSEAYSMFLKGESDMVLSYTTSPAYHQIAEKDDRYAAAAFKEGHYMQVEVAARLSGSQHPELARQFLQFMLSEQFQSVIPTGNWMYPVTAVSLPEGFRHLVHPSKTLRFTPEQVAAKRKQWIREWREALTSD, encoded by the coding sequence GTGAAATCTGTTAAAACCTTATCCCTGACTCTTGCTTTCAGCGCTGTATTGACCAGCTTGTCTGTTGAAGCGGCTGAGAAACCCGTCCTGACAATTTATACCTACGACTCTTTTGCTTCTGAATGGGGCCCCGGACCGGAGATCGAGAAATCATTTGAAACCCGGTGTGGCTGTGATTTGCAGTTTGTTTCCCTTGATGATGGTGTCTCGATTCTTAACCGTCTCAGACTGGAAGGAAATCATAGCAAAGCGGACGTTGTTTTGGGTCTGGATGATAGTCTGATGAAAGAGGCGAAACAGACCGGTTTACTGGCGCCTCATCAGGTGGATACTTCAGCCGTTCATTTACCCGATGGATGGCAGGACAAAACATTTGTGCCGTTTGATTATGGTTATTTTGCTTTTGTGTATCGTAAGGATAAATTACCTCATCCACCTGAAAGTCTGAAAGCTTTAGTTGAGCAATCTGATCAGCTGAAGATTATTTATCAGGACCCACGTACATCTACACCGGGTCAGGGATTATTGCTGTGGATGAAGTCAGTTTACGGAGATCAGGCAGCTCAGGCATGGCAGAAGTTATCTCAAAAAACCGTGACAGTGACTAAAGGCTGGTCAGAAGCCTACTCGATGTTCCTGAAAGGCGAATCCGATATGGTGCTGTCTTATACAACGTCTCCTGCTTATCACCAGATTGCTGAAAAGGATGATCGCTATGCAGCGGCGGCGTTTAAAGAAGGGCACTACATGCAGGTGGAAGTTGCAGCCCGGTTATCGGGTAGCCAGCATCCCGAACTGGCAAGACAGTTTCTCCAGTTTATGCTCAGTGAACAATTCCAGTCCGTGATTCCGACAGGGAACTGGATGTATCCGGTTACTGCAGTTTCGCTTCCGGAAGGGTTTCGGCATCTGGTTCATCCATCGAAAACGCTGCGCTTTACTCCTGAACAGGTTGCAGCGAAGCGTAAACAGTGGATTCGTGAGTGGCGTGAGGCTCTGACGTCTGACTGA
- the thiP gene encoding thiamine/thiamine pyrophosphate ABC transporter permease produces MSFVDTPRAGLWVVFVVMVFVVSALGALIFHASDLAFSELLQDSYYLHMTWFSFCQAGLSTLLSVIPALAVAVALKRRNFPGRHVLLKLFSITLVMPVLVGVFGLLAIYGHSGLVAKLYQLWGREFSLSIYGLNGILLAHVFFNLPYASRLFLHVLDMIPVQHDQLALHLGMGPWARFRLIEWPRLRQQLPHIAGLVFMLCFTSFATVMALGGGPKATTIELGIYQAIKFDFDLQSGAVLAVWQILLCSTLSYGVQRMSREISVRSGGSSAVQPVFRDTLLSQVWDWCWILICLLLVLPPLFMVCLSGVNVHLSGVLFSLSFWHAFKDSVCVASIAAGLSVTAGICLLATSRAWRLQGNRRRADLLETSGMMILVTPGIVLSTGLFLLLRMFTDAFHFAFGVVVVVNAMMALPYVIKTLHQPMWTIARQYSLLCTSLGMQGWRRFLIVEWRAIRKPVVHAFVISFLVSMGDLSAIALFGSQDFKTLPLYLFQLMGSYQMEAAAVVALFLLMMSVGCFWGAEKLFRTGGKSLVKT; encoded by the coding sequence ATGAGTTTTGTTGATACGCCCCGTGCCGGGCTTTGGGTGGTCTTTGTTGTCATGGTTTTTGTCGTCAGTGCATTAGGTGCACTGATTTTTCATGCCTCTGATTTGGCATTCAGTGAATTGTTGCAAGATAGTTATTATTTGCACATGACCTGGTTTAGCTTCTGTCAGGCCGGTCTTTCAACATTACTGAGTGTTATCCCGGCACTAGCTGTTGCTGTGGCATTAAAGCGCAGAAACTTTCCCGGTCGCCATGTCTTGCTGAAATTATTTTCCATCACTTTAGTGATGCCGGTGTTGGTCGGGGTGTTCGGGCTGTTAGCCATTTATGGTCACAGCGGGCTGGTCGCGAAGCTATACCAGTTGTGGGGCAGGGAATTTTCACTCTCCATTTATGGGTTGAATGGTATTTTACTGGCACATGTCTTTTTCAATTTACCTTATGCGAGCCGTTTATTTTTGCATGTTCTGGACATGATCCCTGTTCAGCATGATCAGCTGGCTTTACACCTGGGCATGGGACCCTGGGCCAGGTTCAGGTTGATTGAGTGGCCCCGGTTGCGTCAGCAACTTCCTCATATTGCGGGGTTGGTGTTTATGCTGTGTTTTACCAGCTTTGCCACTGTGATGGCGCTGGGAGGCGGGCCAAAAGCAACAACGATTGAATTGGGGATCTATCAGGCAATCAAGTTTGATTTTGATTTGCAGTCCGGTGCGGTACTTGCTGTCTGGCAGATTTTACTGTGTAGCACGTTATCTTATGGTGTGCAGCGAATGAGCCGGGAGATTTCTGTACGCTCCGGTGGCAGTTCTGCTGTACAACCCGTTTTCAGGGATACCTTACTTTCTCAGGTGTGGGACTGGTGCTGGATTTTGATATGTTTACTTCTGGTCTTACCCCCGTTGTTTATGGTTTGTCTGAGTGGGGTGAATGTACATCTTTCCGGGGTGCTTTTTAGTCTTAGTTTCTGGCACGCCTTCAAAGACTCGGTGTGTGTTGCATCGATAGCCGCGGGTTTATCGGTTACTGCCGGTATTTGTCTTTTGGCGACCAGCCGGGCGTGGCGGCTACAGGGAAACCGGCGCCGGGCTGATTTACTGGAAACATCCGGCATGATGATTCTGGTCACTCCCGGCATTGTGTTGAGTACCGGACTTTTTTTGTTGCTGAGAATGTTTACGGATGCATTCCATTTCGCTTTTGGCGTCGTTGTGGTCGTGAATGCAATGATGGCTTTACCTTATGTGATTAAAACGCTGCATCAGCCGATGTGGACTATTGCGCGTCAATATAGCCTTTTATGTACCAGTCTGGGAATGCAGGGGTGGCGGCGGTTTTTGATTGTTGAATGGCGGGCAATCAGGAAGCCTGTTGTTCACGCTTTTGTCATCAGCTTTTTGGTGTCGATGGGAGACCTGAGTGCCATTGCATTATTTGGCAGTCAGGATTTCAAAACGTTGCCGCTGTATTTATTCCAGTTAATGGGAAGCTATCAAATGGAAGCGGCAGCCGTTGTTGCTTTATTCTTACTGATGATGAGTGTTGGTTGTTTCTGGGGGGCTGAAAAATTGTTCAGAACAGGAGGAAAATCACTTGTTAAAACTTGA
- the thiQ gene encoding thiamine ABC transporter ATP-binding protein, with protein sequence MLKLDQVRYQYQHNWFDFSLEVSRGTIVAIMGASGAGKSTLLSLTAGFITPDSGEISVDGRSVLSDPPYLRPFSVLFQEHNLFSHLTVRENIGLGLNPGLRLSREDQQQINQAAALVGIESMLERLPEQLSGGQKQRIALARCFVQARDYWLLDEPFSALDPVLREEMLTLVKRLARERQTTVLMVTHHLRDILSIAEQFVYVHENKVYATGRTADLSVSHPDPVLRDFVKAG encoded by the coding sequence TTGTTAAAACTTGATCAGGTTCGCTATCAATATCAGCACAACTGGTTTGATTTTTCACTGGAAGTGTCTCGGGGAACAATTGTCGCCATCATGGGCGCCAGTGGTGCCGGAAAATCAACTTTATTAAGTCTGACTGCCGGATTTATTACCCCTGATTCAGGTGAAATCAGTGTTGATGGCCGCTCGGTTCTCTCTGACCCGCCTTATCTGCGTCCTTTTTCTGTTTTATTTCAGGAGCACAATCTGTTCAGTCATCTGACAGTGAGAGAAAATATCGGTCTTGGACTCAATCCTGGTCTGAGGTTAAGCCGTGAAGATCAGCAGCAGATAAATCAGGCTGCGGCGCTCGTGGGGATAGAGTCTATGCTGGAGCGATTACCTGAACAGTTGTCTGGCGGACAAAAACAACGGATTGCTTTAGCACGCTGCTTTGTACAGGCGCGGGATTATTGGTTGCTTGATGAGCCTTTCTCTGCGTTAGACCCGGTTTTAAGAGAAGAAATGCTGACGCTGGTTAAGCGGTTAGCCAGAGAAAGACAGACAACAGTGTTGATGGTGACTCATCATCTGAGGGATATATTGAGTATTGCTGAGCAGTTTGTCTATGTGCATGAAAATAAGGTTTATGCGACAGGCAGGACGGCAGATCTATCTGTCAGTCATCCTGATCCGGTTTTACGTGATTTTGTCAAAGCCGGCTAA
- the yjgA gene encoding ribosome biogenesis factor YjgA, with amino-acid sequence MARKNQKAPWEEEEEIIWVSKTEMKNDMTELQKLGEALVALKPAILEKFPLSQELADAITDAQRFKNEAKRRQLQYIGRLMRQIDPEPLQAALDRYNNKHSQATAVLHRLENLRDKIIHEGDTAIDEAMDKYPQADRQRLRQLARQAKKEQQLQKPPKASREIFQMLKTFEDENF; translated from the coding sequence ATGGCACGCAAGAATCAAAAAGCCCCCTGGGAAGAGGAAGAAGAGATCATTTGGGTCAGTAAAACCGAAATGAAAAATGACATGACTGAGCTGCAAAAACTCGGAGAAGCACTGGTCGCTTTAAAACCGGCAATTCTGGAAAAATTCCCGCTTTCACAGGAGCTGGCGGACGCTATCACAGATGCGCAACGTTTTAAAAATGAAGCCAAAAGACGTCAACTCCAGTACATCGGTCGCCTGATGCGTCAAATTGATCCGGAACCCCTGCAGGCTGCTCTGGATCGCTACAACAACAAACATTCTCAGGCCACAGCGGTCCTTCACCGGCTGGAAAACTTACGCGACAAAATCATTCATGAAGGGGATACAGCGATTGATGAAGCGATGGACAAATATCCTCAGGCTGATCGGCAACGATTACGACAGCTGGCAAGACAAGCCAAAAAAGAGCAACAGTTGCAAAAGCCACCGAAAGCATCCAGAGAAATATTTCAGATGTTGAAAACCTTTGAAGACGAAAATTTCTGA
- the pmbA gene encoding metalloprotease PmbA has product MDIKQQVTQQRTELESAVAKALELASGTADAAEVAITKTTGLSVSTRLCEIENVEFNSDGALGITVYRGQRKGSASTSDLSEHAIRQTVLAALDIAQYTSEDPCAGPAPKELMVKEIPELDLFHPDEPNPDDAAAIAIVAEKTALDFSPKIKQSDGASYDSHYGVKVYGNSHGLLASYASSRHSVSCCVIGEDDQGKMERDYSYSVARHRDDLWKPEIVGRLAAERTVSRLDARKLKTGKYPVMFAPEVATGLIGHFVSAISGGNLYRKSSFLLDQLGQQIFPDWFCIAEKPHVLRGLASTPFDSEGLATKDLDIVTDGVLATYLLTSYSARKLNMTPTGHAGGIHNWFVHSSGNQDFTQMLKALDTGFLVTEVMGQGVNIVTGDYSRGAAGFWVENGEIQYPVSEITVAGNLKDMFSQIVAIGNDVETRSQIQTGSVLIESMKVAGE; this is encoded by the coding sequence ATGGATATTAAACAGCAGGTTACACAACAGCGGACGGAGCTAGAGTCGGCTGTTGCAAAGGCACTTGAACTGGCATCCGGGACCGCTGATGCTGCAGAAGTTGCAATTACTAAAACTACCGGGTTAAGTGTATCAACCCGTTTGTGTGAAATTGAAAATGTTGAATTCAACAGTGATGGCGCTTTAGGGATTACAGTTTACCGTGGGCAAAGAAAAGGAAGTGCATCAACATCTGATTTAAGTGAGCATGCTATCCGTCAAACTGTCCTCGCTGCTTTGGATATTGCGCAATATACATCAGAAGACCCTTGTGCCGGTCCCGCGCCCAAAGAACTCATGGTGAAAGAAATCCCTGAGCTGGATTTATTCCACCCCGATGAACCTAACCCGGATGATGCGGCGGCTATTGCGATTGTTGCTGAAAAAACTGCGCTGGATTTTAGTCCGAAAATTAAACAAAGTGATGGTGCCAGTTATGACAGTCACTATGGTGTAAAAGTCTATGGCAACAGCCATGGTTTACTGGCGAGTTATGCTTCCAGCCGCCACAGTGTCAGTTGCTGTGTCATTGGTGAAGATGATCAAGGCAAAATGGAGCGGGATTATAGCTACAGTGTTGCCCGGCACCGGGATGATTTATGGAAACCTGAAATTGTCGGACGACTGGCTGCGGAAAGAACGGTGAGTCGCCTGGATGCCCGGAAGCTGAAAACCGGAAAGTATCCGGTGATGTTTGCGCCTGAAGTCGCTACCGGGTTAATCGGCCATTTTGTTTCAGCGATCAGTGGCGGTAATCTCTACCGGAAGTCATCATTTTTGCTGGACCAGCTGGGCCAGCAAATCTTCCCCGATTGGTTTTGTATTGCTGAAAAACCGCACGTGTTACGGGGACTGGCATCCACACCATTTGATAGTGAAGGACTGGCAACCAAAGATCTTGATATTGTCACTGATGGTGTGTTGGCTACGTACCTGCTGACCAGTTACTCTGCCAGAAAGCTGAATATGACACCAACCGGTCATGCCGGTGGGATCCATAACTGGTTTGTTCATTCTTCCGGCAATCAGGACTTTACTCAAATGTTGAAAGCGCTGGATACCGGATTTCTGGTGACAGAAGTGATGGGACAAGGTGTCAATATCGTCACCGGAGATTATTCGCGTGGTGCGGCCGGTTTCTGGGTTGAAAATGGTGAAATTCAATATCCGGTTTCAGAAATTACTGTTGCCGGTAACCTGAAAGATATGTTCAGTCAGATTGTTGCCATAGGCAATGATGTAGAAACCCGCTCTCAAATTCAGACCGGCTCTGTTTTGATTGAATCAATGAAAGTTGCTGGCGAGTAA